Genomic window (Prosthecobacter fusiformis):
CTCCTAGATTTATTATGAAATTTATGGCAAACTTAGGTTATGAAGCTCGCTTCTCGAATTTTCTATCTGCTTTTGACCACTACCAGTTTGGCTTTCGGCCAAACGGTGGCCGTCAACGGCGTGGACAATGATGGTTACATTGGTGTCTATGAGATCAATGATCAGCATTACTGGTGGCTGTGCATTGAGCCCGTCACCACCCCTGCTGCCATCGCGGGAGAGGGCTTTTTTGCTGAGCAGACAAGTTTGCTCAGTGGCTGGGACCAGCAAAACACAGAGCGTCAGCTTGAATACAGTAACAGTCTTCAGGCCCAGGCCGCCTTGTCCAAGCAGGTTTCCGTCATGCAATACGTGCTGGATACTTACCTGCCCATCACTGCGCTCACCACTCCAGGTCAGGTTTTAGAAGGCAGCGAAAACGCAGATTTTTACGAGTCTAACAATGACTTCTACAACTCCATGTATGCCGTTCAGCATTTCCTCACGGAAATGTATGGCAAACCGGAGCACACAGATTTCACCGATCTAGCAGACTTTGGGGACCGTTGGTTGGAGGAGTCGGATTTCTCTGCTTCAGGCATTGCCCGTTCGGACTTATACCAGGAAATCCTGGCAGATGTAGCTCTCAAAGATGGCGATGTGAATTTCTTCAATAATTATCTGGTTGAGAACGACTACTACATCGCCAATACCCTTTTTGGAGAGGCGAGTCCTGACAACTGGCAGGATGCCCTCATCATCGTTGCTCCGGTTCCAGAGCCAAGCGGAGCCCTTTTGATCGCCTGCTGCGGATTGGCCATGATGCTTCGTCGCTGGCGGAAGCTGGCTTAATGGCGGGTTAAAATTGTCTCCCGCATGAGGTAGGCGGTGAAACCTTTGAGGCCCTCACGACCCACATGTCGCTGTCTCCTCCATCCGGTCGGTTGCGTGCAGAATTGCACTGCCACACCATTGCCTCCAGCGATGGCATGATCACTCCAGATGGATTGTTGAAAGCAGCGGCGCTTCAAAAGCTGGACGTCATCGCCATCACAGATCATGACACGACCGCCGGAGCCATCGAGTTTCAAAAGTGGTTCCGCAAAAAGAATTCGGCCACGGAGATCCTCATTGGCGAAGAGCGCACCCTGTCCAGCAAGTGCCACCTGATCGGCCTTTTTTTGCGGCAGGACATTGTGTCTCAGGACCTTTCTGAAGCCATTCAGGAAATTCATGCACAGGGTGGACTTGTGCTGGTTCCACATCCGTATCGTTTGAAAGATGGTTTGTTAGGCCCCCGTGGTCCTGGATCCGGCGGCTTGGAAAAGGCGGACGCCTTTGAATTTCACAATGCAAAAGGAAGCCATGCGGATAATTCCCAAATGCGCGCACATTGGGAGTCCACCGGTCCGGCAGTCTTTGGTGGCAGTGATGCTCACTATGAGGCCGATGTGGGCCAGTGTGTGAATGAGATCGTACCCTGCGGTTCGGCAGAAGCCTCCGTCCGGGCCATGCTCATGCGCCAGACTTCCTTCCGTATTCTGGCCAGGCCCCAGGCAGCCAGTTCAGGGGAGCGTAAATACGCCGCCGGATACTATGCGGTGAAGCGTTTTGTATCCGTTCCCAGACCGCTGCTTCCACTCGCCAAAAAAGCCTACCGCCTATACTGGAATGCGCGTGGTGGAAACATGCCTCATGCTTTGACCGATATACTTTCCCATCCAGCCACGGCTCATGCATAAAAAGTCCATTCGCAAGCTGGCCCAGCTCCATGGCTGGTGGACGTATCAGTCCTTCCTGAAACGCACCCGATCCTACTCCGAGGATCAGCGCCAGGCCTGGATTCGACAGCAAATGCAGCAGACTTTGATTCGTGCTCATGAGGGTACCCGATACTACGCGGAGATCTTCAAAGGCATTGGCTTTGATCCGCGCACGGACTTCACTGGACCGGAGACACTCACTCGTCTTCCATTACTCACCAAAGACATCATCCGGGAGCGTTTCGACGACCTTGTCGATTCTCGTTACCGTCGTCTCAGCGCCTATGCTGAAACCAGCGGCACCACAGGTAAGCCGATGCGCATGCTGCTAAATGAAAGTTACATCGCCCTAGATTATGCCTGCATGTATGAGATGTGGGCCCAGGCTGGTTACCGTTTTAGAGATCCATTCCTCGCCCTCCGCAGTTATGTGCCATCAAAGGTCGGTGATCCGCTTTGGATTCATGACAAGGCGCAAAACACCCTGTTCATGTCAGCATATCATTTCTCGCCACGCACGGCTCAGGAATACATGCAGGCCATTGAGTCCTTTCAGCCTAAATTCATCCGCAGCTATCCCTCATCACTTCTTGTCCTGGCAGAATACCTTGAACGTACAGGAAAGACTCTGCCTTCCGTCAAAGGACTTTTCACCGCTTCAGAGACCCTTGCGCCGCATGAGCGTGAGGCCATCGAGCGCGTTTTCGGTCGCATCCTTTTTGACTGGTATGGCATGACGGAGCCCACACTTGTCGCCTATGAGGGAGCAGATCATGATGGCCTGAACATTGTCTGGCAGTATGGTCATGCCGAGTTTCTTCCGGATGATAGTTTGGCTCCTGGCGATAGCCGACTCATCGCCACCAGTCTGCAAAATCCGGTGATGCCCTTCATCCGTTATGACACGGGCGATATCGTTACACGCCATGTTTCAGAGACCCCGGAAACACTGTTTCCCCGTAAACTGGCCCGCGTCCAAGGTCGCAAAGACGATGTCATTCTCACCCCGGATGGCCGTCGTCTGCCCTCCGTTAATTTTTATTCCGTTTTCCGTTCAGCTCCTGGTGTCGTCCGTTTCCAGATCGTCCAGTTTGGGGCGTCCGATATCGTGGTAAACATCGAAAGCACCGATCCAGGCTTCGAGCGCCATCCAGCCTACCGCAAGGTGCAGGAAGAAATGCGTTCCCGCTTTGGCGATGCCATGTCCGTGGAGTATCGGATAAACCAGCGCTTCGAAACCAATCGCGATGGCAAGACCCCTGTCGTCCTCCGTAGGCGTGCCAATAAGGCCGTGGAGGAACGCAAAGAATACGTGCTTTCTTCCCAGGTAGCCTGGTCACGCTCCAGGGCAGGGGAGGATATTTTGAAGCTGGACTGGAATGAGGCGGATAAGCTCCCTTCTGACCGCGTCCGTGAAAAGCTCGTCTCTCTCGTTCAGGATCCTCATTCCATCATCTGGTATCCAGAGGCCTGGCCTGCTGCTCTGCATCAGGCCCTGGCCACGCATCATCAGATCCATGAAACCAGCCTTCTGGCCACGCATGGCTCAGACATGGCGCTCTCATACCTGACCCAGTGTTATGTCACGAATGGTGACAAGGTGATGATCGTCGCTCCTGGATACGATAACTTCCGCGCGGTGGCCGAACAGCGCGGAGGCCAGGCTCTTCATTTCACATTCAACGGAGATGGCGAATACCCTCTACAGGAGATGCTTCGCAGCATTCAGGAGGAAGTCCCCCGACTTATCTATCTGACCAATCCCAACAATCCTATCGGATACTGCCTTTCTCAGGAAGCCATCGCTGCCATCTGCACCGCCGCCGCCCGTGAGTCCGCCCTTGTTGTCGTGGACGAAGCCTATGCCGAGTTTGCGGATCATGACTGTGTGCCATTGATCGCTAGCCATGCCAATCTCGTCATCGTGCGGACTTTCTCCAAAGCTTTTGGTTTGGCCGGTCTTCGTGTCGGGTATCTGATCGGTGATCCTGCTCTTATTGAAACGGTCCGCCGTGTGGCCAATCCCAAGCACCTCACCACCTTTGCCCAGGTCGCTGCACAAACGGTTCTGGAAGATTGGCCGCAGGTGAAAATCCACATTGAAGAGGTGAAGCAACAGCGCGCCCGTTTCATCGCCTTCCTGCGCAACCGGGGGATCAAATGTTTTGATTCGCATGGAAACTTTGTCCTCTTTCAAATGCCTGAAGCGACCGGATTGGCCCAGTGGTTGGAGACCCAGGGCATTCTCATCCGTGACCGTTCCACTCAGCTCGCCAGCAGTGCCCGTGTGACCATCGGAGGCAAGGAAAGTACAGACCGCTTAATCGCCGTGTTTGAAGAGTATTGGCAGACTCATCCTATTCCATAAAGACGCTGTCCTTTCGTCCATGCACTTGCAACAAAGCACTCTCTGAACGATGTTAAATAATGTCCGGTTCAGGCATCATGCACAGTCGTTTCAAGACACGATTTTCCCCACGATATCCCCGGATGGGGAATGCATGGGGATACCCATTCCATCGCAATGCATTGATTACCAATTGGTTATGCCAAATTATCCCCAAATGGGGAAAATTCTATTTTTCTCCCCATCCCCACGTTTGATGCCTCAGATCTGACTGCATGCGCCAGCTCGCCCAATACCAGGATGGTCGTCTTGAACTTCAGGATGTACCTTCCCCCCTCCCTCCTCCCGGTGGCATTCTTGTCCAGACCACCTGCTCAGTCATCTCTCCAGGCACTGAGAAAATGAAGGTGGAGCAGGCCCGGATGTCCCTCCTTCAGAAAGCCAAAGCCCGGCCAGACCAAGTCAAAAAAGTTCTGGATACTGCCCGCACTCTCGGCTGGAAAGCCGCCGTGGAAAAGGTGCGTAACCGCCTGGAATCTCCCTCCCCCCTGGGGTATTCCGCCGCCGGTGTTGTCGTGGCTGTGGATGAATTGAATACCCGTTTCCGCATCGGTGACCGTGTGGCCTGCGGTGGGGCCGAATGCGCATTCCATGCGGAGATGATCTCCGTGCCAGATCTCCTGGCCTCGCGCATTCCGGAAGGAGTCGAAGACTGGCAGGCCGCTTACACCACACTGGCTGCCATCTCCCTGCAGGCCGTCCGACAGGCCAATGTACAGATAGGGGACCGTGTCCTGGTCTTGGGTCAGGGACTCGTTGGTTTGTTGGCCACCAGCCTGCTCCGGGCCTCTGGGGCTCGTGTCTTGGGTGCGGATTATGTTCAGGGCCGTCTCGATACCGCCCTGGCCATGGGGGCGGAGCGTATCATCAATCCTGGTCAGACCCAGCTCACGGATGCTGTTCATGACTGGACCGATGGCGAGGGCGTCGATGCCGTCCTTCTATGTGTAGGCGGTAAAGGTAGCGATGCTGCGGATACCGCCATCACGTGTCTGCGTGACCGGGGTGTCATTGTCATCGTTGGCATCTATGATGCCGAGCTTTCCTGGAAGACCGCATACATGAAGGACATCCAGGTCCGTTACTCTCGCAGTTATGGCCCTGGCCGATACGATCCCCAGTATGAATGGGGCGGTAAAGACTATCCTATCGGTTATGTCCGGTGGACCGAGAACCGCAATTTCGAGGCCTGCCTTCAGCTCATGAAAACTGGCCAGCTCGACCTGGCCCCCATTACTACCCGCCGTGCCCCTTTTGCAGAAGCGGTATCCATTTACGATGCCCTCATGCAGCCTGGGAATGCAGACATCGGCGTTGTTTTGGAATATGCTTCTAGAACACATGTCCAGCCGCAATCTTGCGCTGAAGACAACCCGCCCGTTGATCATACTGACTCCACGCCTGCGCCACATCACTCCAGTCCGGTCTCTGAACTGCATGTCATCGGTGCCGGTAACTTCGCCCGCACGATGTTGCTCCCGCATCTCAAGGGAAACATTGCTTTGGGATGCATTGTCAATGCCACCGGACTGAGTGCTCGCCACGTCAAAGAAAAGTTTGGCTTCGCCAATGCGGAAACAGACCCATCCCAAGTCTTCTCTCACCCTGGTGATGCACTCATGATCGGCACGCGTCATCATCTTCATGCTCCGCTTGCGCTCAAAGGCCTAGCTCAAAACCAGCATGTGTTTGTGGAAAAACCCCTTTGTCTAACGCGGGAAGAACTGCTTGAGATCGACGAGGCCATGCGCACCACCCAAGGCAGCCTCATGGTGGGATTTAATCGTCGTTTCGCTCCGGCCACAGTTGAACTTAAAAGTGTATTGGCAAAACTTCCGGGTCCCAAGACCCTGGCTTATCATGTAGTCGCCGGTCCTCTAGCCCCTGACCATTGGTATGCGAATGTGGAGGAAAGCGGTGGCCGCATCTTGGGTGAGGCCTGTCATTTTTTTGATTACGCATGCCATCTGCTCGGACGTCCGGTGAAGGTCATGGCGCAGACGGTCGGTCGTCAGGCATTCCCCGACTCCATGACTGCCCAAATAGAGTTCGCAGACGGTTCATCCGCCCAGATCGTTTATACCGCAGATGGAGACTCTGCTTACCCGAAAGAAAGCTTTCGCCTTTTCGCTTCAGGATTGGTGGCTGAATGTGAAAACTTCCAGAAGCTGGTGCTGCATAGGAATCGCAAGCGCACCGTCATATCCTATTCATCCAAAGGACACGCTGAAGAGATGGCGGCCTGGCTGTCTTTTCTCAAGCTTGATAAACCACACCCGATGACCTATTCGGATATCCATCGAAGCATGATATTGACGTTTGCCGTATTGGAAAGTCTGCGCCAGGGATGCGCGATCCCTGTTTGAGCGGATGAAGCTACCCCAAACCATCGCCTGGTATATGCACCGGCTGCGGGCTATGAAGCCTGCGGAAATCAGGCACCGTCTGGAGGAGAAGTGGCGGCAGTTTACTCAGCCAGGTTTTTTGGAAACCCTCGTTTCTTTTGATCCTGGGCCTGCATCTGCGCGGGGGCCGCGCTTGCCAGACAAGGCGACCGCATCCCTGGAATTGCGCACAAGGCTGGCAGCAGATGCGCAAAAACTCCAGGCTGGTCAATGGCTGCTCTTTGGCTGGCGCGAGCTGGAGGTGGGTTCGCCTCCATGCTGGCATCGGGATGCTTTCTGCGGGGTGGTCATAGATCCTGACAAACCGGCGCATCTCCTCAATCACCGGGACCTTCCAGACGGGGCTGATGCACGCACCATCTGGGAGATCAACCGCTGGGCGGAAATGACCCGGCTGGCCATGCATGGCTGGTTGAACGGTGATGCCCCGGCCATCCGGACCGCTCAGCAATGGCTGGAAGACTGGTGTGATCGCAATCCCCCAGGGCAGGGCATCAACTGGACCAGTCCGCTGGAAGCCGCACTGCGGCTTATCAATTTCACTTGGTTTGATGCTCTGGTCGCTGCCCATGGAGGTGAAAGTTTAAAGAAAGCCCAGGCACAGCTTGTCCGTCGCATCGTGCCTGTCCATGCCGCCTGGATCTGGCGTTATCGCTCGGCAGGTTCATCCGCGAATAATCATTTGTTAGGCGAACTGACCGCTCTGGTGGTGGCCGTCTCACGGTGGCCGGGTTTGTCTGAGGTGGCCTGTTCTGCAGAGACCGCGTGGGATGTTCTAGAGCAGGAGATACTGCATCAGTTTTCCCCAGATGGGGGTTCTCGTG
Coding sequences:
- a CDS encoding PHP domain-containing protein, with the translated sequence MSLSPPSGRLRAELHCHTIASSDGMITPDGLLKAAALQKLDVIAITDHDTTAGAIEFQKWFRKKNSATEILIGEERTLSSKCHLIGLFLRQDIVSQDLSEAIQEIHAQGGLVLVPHPYRLKDGLLGPRGPGSGGLEKADAFEFHNAKGSHADNSQMRAHWESTGPAVFGGSDAHYEADVGQCVNEIVPCGSAEASVRAMLMRQTSFRILARPQAASSGERKYAAGYYAVKRFVSVPRPLLPLAKKAYRLYWNARGGNMPHALTDILSHPATAHA
- a CDS encoding aminotransferase class I/II-fold pyridoxal phosphate-dependent enzyme yields the protein MHKKSIRKLAQLHGWWTYQSFLKRTRSYSEDQRQAWIRQQMQQTLIRAHEGTRYYAEIFKGIGFDPRTDFTGPETLTRLPLLTKDIIRERFDDLVDSRYRRLSAYAETSGTTGKPMRMLLNESYIALDYACMYEMWAQAGYRFRDPFLALRSYVPSKVGDPLWIHDKAQNTLFMSAYHFSPRTAQEYMQAIESFQPKFIRSYPSSLLVLAEYLERTGKTLPSVKGLFTASETLAPHEREAIERVFGRILFDWYGMTEPTLVAYEGADHDGLNIVWQYGHAEFLPDDSLAPGDSRLIATSLQNPVMPFIRYDTGDIVTRHVSETPETLFPRKLARVQGRKDDVILTPDGRRLPSVNFYSVFRSAPGVVRFQIVQFGASDIVVNIESTDPGFERHPAYRKVQEEMRSRFGDAMSVEYRINQRFETNRDGKTPVVLRRRANKAVEERKEYVLSSQVAWSRSRAGEDILKLDWNEADKLPSDRVREKLVSLVQDPHSIIWYPEAWPAALHQALATHHQIHETSLLATHGSDMALSYLTQCYVTNGDKVMIVAPGYDNFRAVAEQRGGQALHFTFNGDGEYPLQEMLRSIQEEVPRLIYLTNPNNPIGYCLSQEAIAAICTAAARESALVVVDEAYAEFADHDCVPLIASHANLVIVRTFSKAFGLAGLRVGYLIGDPALIETVRRVANPKHLTTFAQVAAQTVLEDWPQVKIHIEEVKQQRARFIAFLRNRGIKCFDSHGNFVLFQMPEATGLAQWLETQGILIRDRSTQLASSARVTIGGKESTDRLIAVFEEYWQTHPIP
- a CDS encoding bi-domain-containing oxidoreductase — encoded protein: MRQLAQYQDGRLELQDVPSPLPPPGGILVQTTCSVISPGTEKMKVEQARMSLLQKAKARPDQVKKVLDTARTLGWKAAVEKVRNRLESPSPLGYSAAGVVVAVDELNTRFRIGDRVACGGAECAFHAEMISVPDLLASRIPEGVEDWQAAYTTLAAISLQAVRQANVQIGDRVLVLGQGLVGLLATSLLRASGARVLGADYVQGRLDTALAMGAERIINPGQTQLTDAVHDWTDGEGVDAVLLCVGGKGSDAADTAITCLRDRGVIVIVGIYDAELSWKTAYMKDIQVRYSRSYGPGRYDPQYEWGGKDYPIGYVRWTENRNFEACLQLMKTGQLDLAPITTRRAPFAEAVSIYDALMQPGNADIGVVLEYASRTHVQPQSCAEDNPPVDHTDSTPAPHHSSPVSELHVIGAGNFARTMLLPHLKGNIALGCIVNATGLSARHVKEKFGFANAETDPSQVFSHPGDALMIGTRHHLHAPLALKGLAQNQHVFVEKPLCLTREELLEIDEAMRTTQGSLMVGFNRRFAPATVELKSVLAKLPGPKTLAYHVVAGPLAPDHWYANVEESGGRILGEACHFFDYACHLLGRPVKVMAQTVGRQAFPDSMTAQIEFADGSSAQIVYTADGDSAYPKESFRLFASGLVAECENFQKLVLHRNRKRTVISYSSKGHAEEMAAWLSFLKLDKPHPMTYSDIHRSMILTFAVLESLRQGCAIPV